One Anastrepha obliqua isolate idAnaObli1 chromosome 6, idAnaObli1_1.0, whole genome shotgun sequence DNA window includes the following coding sequences:
- the LOC129250071 gene encoding uncharacterized protein LOC129250071, with the protein MSEFKPFLCNNIDKSLLRSEWEKWFRSLSLYLQCEDINDAVKRRNKLLHLGGPQLQEVIFNILGAVVDVDEINKNDVYNISVGKLNEFFSPKRNSTFERHLFRNLSPLEGEDFNTFLLRLRQCEYGSTKAEIESNCLKDKLIDSWASIDLKKKLLEKEQSLDEVISAWQIHEQINKQSQSMTAKTNSEVVNKITAKHQPVKGNVNECERCGKYGHMQSDVNCPARKSKCNKCGLIGHFARKCKTKAQKRKAVERDRGSPKKRRFQSSNIRHIEEENQIEDKYCNHNCFKVNCNGLGDEV; encoded by the coding sequence atgagtGAGTTCAAACCATTCCTGTGCAACAATATAGACAAGTCTCTATTGCGCAGCGAGTGGGAAAAATGGTTCCGTTCTTTGTCCTTATACCTTCAGTGCGAAGATATAAACGACGCTGTTAAACGAAGAAACAAATTATTGCATTTAGGTGGGCCCCAATTACAAGAGGTCATATTTAACATTCTCGGCGCTGTTGTGGATGTTGATGAAATAAATAAGAACGATGTCTACAATATTTCAGTGGGAAAATTAAACGAATTCTTTTCACCTAAACGTAACTCTACGTTTGAGAGACATTTATTTAGGAACCTCTCGCCTTTGGAAGGAGaagattttaatacatttttgcttCGCCTTCGGCAATGCGAGTATGGGTCAACAAAGGCAGAAATCGAAAGCAACTGTTTGAAAGATAAGCTAATTGATTCTTGGGCGTCCATCGATCTTAAGAAAAAGCTTCTTGAAAAAGAGCAAAGTCTTGATGAAGTTATATCAGCTTGGCAGATACACgaacaaattaataaacaatcGCAAAGTATGACTGCGAAGACTAACAGCGAAGTTGTGAATAAAATCACCGCGAAACATCAGCCAGTCAAGGGAAATGTTAATGAATGTGAAAGATGTGGTAAATACGGGCACATGCAATCTGATGTAAATTGTCCGGCGCGAAAGTCTAAATGCAACAAGTGTGGCCTTATTGGTCATTTCGCCAGAAAGTGCAAAACAAAGGCTCAAAAACGAAAAGCGGTTGAACGCGACCGGGGCAGTCCCAAAAAGCGACGTTTTCAATCTTCCAACATTAGGCACATCgaagaagaaaatcaaatcGAAGATAAGTATTGCAATCATAattgtttcaaagtaaattgTAACGGGTTGGGAGATGaggtataa
- the LOC129250072 gene encoding uncharacterized protein LOC129250072 translates to MVPKVVDEYLAFQATLKAEAVNRNRSQDESDKPTKKHKVSVYTASIPKPAKRTFNEVAPDHLQTALIDEITNRGKRELEKWSEIETRLSRIVVDHVMANPESQVPGFDSMEVVHGYRKIKCDDQLSLNFLQTVVGKIQNNWEGLRLKLIPASEIPRRPRHRIWIPNMEFEAKQLIPYLQATNRTVPMDDWSIFKAEAPQKNSVSFPFQISEESIEPLGKVDNKLREENATEDIPLCKSGG, encoded by the coding sequence ATGGTGCCAAAAGTGGTCGATGAGTATCTGGCGTTCCAGGCCACCCTGAAGGCAGAAGCCGTGAATCGCAATCGTTCGCAGGACGAAAGCGACAAACCTACGAAGAAGCACAAAGTGTCAGTTTACACCGCTTCAATACCAAAGCCAGCCAAACGCACATTCAATGAGGTGGCACCGGATCACCTGCAAACAGCGTTGATTGATGAAATAACTAACCGCGGTAAACGTGAATTGGAGAAGTGGTCCGAAATTGAGACACGGCTGTCTCGCATTGTCGTCGATCACGTTATGGCAAACCCGGAGAGTCAAGTGCCAGGATTTGACTCAATGGAGGTGGTCCACGGATACAGGAAGATCAAGTGCGATGATCAACTCTCTCTTAATTTCCTGCAAACAGTTGTGGGCAAGATCCAGAACAACTGGGAAGGTTTGAGGCTCAAACTAATTCCGGCCAGCGAAATCCCTCGACGGCCGAGGCATCGCATCTGGATACCGAACATGGAGTTCGAAGCTAAGCAGCTAATCCCATACTTGCAAGCAACCAACCGCACTGTTCCGATGGATGACTGGAGCATcttcaaagcggaggctccgcaaaagaacAGTGTGTCTTTCCCTTTCCAAATATCAGAGGAGAGCATCGAGCCACTGGGAAAAGTGGACAATAAACTTCGTGAGGAAAACGCAACTGAAGATATTCCGCTCTGTAAATCCGGAGGATGA